The window TTTCAGGGATCAGCTCGTAATGATCCACAATCTGAAAAAGGATCTGTGATGAAATATTATACGGGAAATTACCAATGATAGCAATCTGCCCATCTTTAAGAAAACTGAAATCCTGCTTCAGGAAATCCCCTACAAAGGTATCTTCAGTAATCTTTGTATAGTTGTTTTTCAGGTATTCAATAGATTCTGTATCTATTTCTGCAAGGTACATATTCTGATCTTTTTCAAGAAGATATTTGGTAAGCACTCCCATTCCGGGACCTACTTCCATGATGTTGTTATAGTTCTCAAAACTAAGACCTTCTACTATTTTTCTTGCGATATTTTCATCCGTCAGAAAGTGCTGTCCGAGATGTTTTTTTGCTTTTACACTCAAAGTTTTTTATGATTTTATTAACAGTGATTTTCTTTTTTTCGTCCCAAATTTCGGAAGATTTTTTCTATTTTAGCCAAAAATTTTAATATTAATGGCTAAATCTGTAGATGAATTTAATAAGAAAAGGCTTCGGTCCAGCAATATTACAGTAGTGATAAGTATTGCCTTAGTGTTATTTTTGTTAGGATTAATGGGGCTTATTCTGATTAATGCCCAGAAATATTCTGACTATATCAAAGAACAGTTGGTGGTAAACGCCTACTTTGATGAAAACTATGATGCTAAGGATTCTGTAAAAATTGCAAAACTGGAGAAAGAAACTTTTAAAAAGGTACAGATATTAGCTCCGGTAAAGAAGGCTACCTACATTTCCAGAGATATGGCAGCGAAAGAAGCAAAGAAAAGTATGGGAATTGACAGTGACGCCCTGTTTGAAGAAAATATTTTTCCTTCCTCTATTGAAGTTGCTTTAAAACCGGAATTCGTAGATCCTGCCAAAATTGATGAAGCCATCAAAGAGATCAAATCCGTTCCGGGGATTGTAGATGTTAAAAATGACAGTACCTTAATGGTAGATGTGTACTATAACCTGAATAGAATATTAAAGTGGATCCTGGGATTCTCCATTCTGTTCCTGGTATTGGCGGTGGTATTGATCAACAACTCTATCCGTCTGAAAATATTCTCGAAGAGATTTATTATTAAAACAATGCAGCTTGTAGGAGCGAAAAGAAGATTCATCCTTAAACCTTTCATTGTAGAAGCTGTTATTTTAGGAGCCATTGGTTCCGTAATAGGTCTTCTTGCATTAGGAGGAGTCTGGTATTACTTCACAAGTCAGATTGGTTCTGCTTTTGTACAGGATAATAACCAGTATTTCTGGTTAGTACTTCTGGTACTGGGAGTGGGAATCTTTATTTCTGTCTTAAGTACGGTTTTCGCTACATGGAGATTCTTAAAATCAAACGTTGACGATTTATATTACTCTTAATCATGAGCAAAAAAATAAACAAAATTTCCGCTTCAGACTTTGGAAATGAAGCTGAGGTACCTCAGGAAAATGCTTTCTATTTCGGACAGCAGAATTTCAAATGGATGCTGATAGGATTGGCTTTTATTGTAGTTGGATTTCTCCTGATGATGGGTCCGGATGCCAATACGGTAGACGGTAAATTTGATCCCAACTCATGGAATGACGGTATCTTTTCTATCAGAAGAATCAGAATAGCACCTCTGTTTGTTGTTATAGGATTTGTAATAGAAGTATACGCAATCTTAAAAAGAAAATAAATAAAATAATTTTATTTAAGGATTAAAAAATTTAAGAATTGAAAAATTCAAGCCATTGAGCGGTCTTTTTTATTCTTAAATTTTTTAATCTTTTTTAATTTTTTAAAAGAATATGGATTTAATCAAAGCAATTATTATTGCCATTGTAGAAGGGTTAACAGAGTATCTTCCAATTTCTTCTACCGCACACATGGGATTTACCGCAAACCTTATGGGATTGGAAGAAACAGAGTTCTTAAAAATGTTTCAGGTATCTATTCAGTTTGGGGCTATTTTATCCGTTGTTGTAGCCTACTGGAAAAAGTTTTTTGACTTCAATAATATTAAATTCTATTTTAAACTGGCATTTGCTGTAGTACCTGCATTGGTTCTGGGATATTTATTCGATGATAAAATTGAAGCGGTACTTGGAAATCAGATTGCTATTTCTTCCGTATTGGTCTTAGGGGGTGTTGTTTTACTATTTGCTGATAAGTGGTTTAAAAACCCTAAAATTGATGATGAAAAAGGAATTACTATAAAAAATGCAGTGACCATAGGTTTCTGGCAATGTCTTGCGATGATGCCGGGAACAAGCCGTAGTGCAGCTTCTATTATTGGAGGGATGGCACAGGGGCTTACCAGAAAAGCGGCTGCAGAATTCTCTTTCTTCCTTGCTGTACCTACCATGCTGGCCGTAACGGTTTATTCCGTTTTTGTAAAAACATGGGGAAAAGAAACGCCCAATCCGCAGAAAGGATATGAAATGATCATGGCTTCACAGGATCACATTATGATCTTTGTAATCGGGAACGTTGTAGCATTTATTGTAGCCCTTATCGCTATCAAAGCCTTTATTGGGGTACTTAATAAGTATGGATTTAAGCCTTGGGGCTGGTACCGTATCTTTGTTGGAGTTGCTCTTTTGATCTATTTTTATTTCTTTAAATAAGAAATTATATTTACCCATTCATGACTGCTGAAGAACTGAAATCAGGATATATATTTTTATTGGATAAGCCTTTGGACTGGACTTCCTTCCAGGCTGTCAATAAAATGAAATACAAGCTAAAAAGGGAATTTAACCTTCCCAAAAAATTTAAAATTGGACACGCCGGGACTTTAGATCCAAGAGCTACAGGACTTTTGATTGTCTGCTGCGGGAAATTTACCAAGAAAATTCCTGAAATCCAGGATGCTCCCAAGGAGTACTGGACAGAGATTAAAATTGGGATACAGACAGAATCTTATGATACTGAAAAACCAGAAATTCTTCCACAGGATATTTCCGATATTACTGAAGAACAGGTAAAAGAGGTTCTGGAAAAATTTGTGGGCGAAATTGAGCAGAAACCACCCGTTTATTCAGCCATTAAAATTGATGGAGAAAGAGCTTACAACCTTGCCAGGGCAGGAGAAGAAGTAGAAATGAAGGCCAGAAAAACAACGATCCATTATATCAAAGATGTTAAGATTGATTTTCCTTTGGTGAGTTTTACAGTAGGCTGTTCAAAAGGAACTTACATCAGAAGCCTTGCTCATGATATCGGGCAGGAATTAGGAGTGGGAGCTTATCTGACGCAATTAAGACGTACGAAAATTGGAGATTATGCTATTGAAAATGCTACAGACCAATTTCTGAATAACGAGTACAGATTTGAAAGCCTATGAAAATAAAATTATTCTTTTTCTTATTGACACTTTCTTTCTTTAAAGCGTTTTCTCAGGATTCGGAAACCGGAAAATCAAAAATGGATTTTTATTTTAATCCATCCCTGAATGCAGGATTTAATATCAATAAGAAAAATCAGACTAATAACTCGCAGTATTTGGAGAAAAGATCTTCACTTGGAAACCTTACTTATGGCATAACTGCAATAGGAGGATACAATTTTCTTCCTAACTTTGCAATAGGAACCGGAATTAAATACAGCTTTATACAGGATAATTATCATCTTATCTATTGGGTGATTCAGCCTAAAATTATTTTTTCTCCAGGCGAGAGACCCTTTTATATTGATATAAACTATGGAAAGCAACTGAACCGTTCTGCTGTCTCGAATACAGAATTTTGGGGTGGAAGATTGGGAATGCAGGTTTCCTATTCAAAAAGGCTGAGCCAGGAAGGAGGAATTGTCATTGAATCACATCAACTGAAAGAAGGAGCTGATGGCTTTTTTATAGGCTTAAGCTATGGAGTTACGATTTTCAGCAATAAAAATTATACCGGTTACGGAAAGGACTAATGGAAAAAACGCGTATCAATAAATATTTATCAGAAGCTGGATACTGTTCCAGAAGAGCAGCAGATAAGCTTTTGGAAGAAGGAAGAATAAAAATAAACGGAAAAATTCCTGAACTGGGAACCAAAGTTTCTGATGAAGACCTGGTAGAAGTAGACGGTAAACCAATACGAGAACCTCAGGAAAAACCAGTATATATTGCTTTCAATAAGCCGGTAGGAATTGTATGTACTACAGATACAAAACGCGAAAAAAATAATATTGTAGATTATATCAATCATCCGAAAAGAATTTTCCCAATCGGTAGACTCGATAAGCCGAGTGAGGGGCTTATACTTCTTACAAGTGATGGTGATATCGTTAATAAAATTCTGAGAGCCCGTAATAATCACGAAAAAGAATACCTGGTTCGTGTAGATAAACCTATCACCCCTAGGTTTCTGGAAAAAATGAGAAATGGGGTTCCCATTTTGGATACTGTAACCAAAAAATGTGAGGTGGAGAAGATTGATGATATGAATTTCAGAATTATTCTTACCCAGGGACTTAACAGACAGATCAGAAGAATGTGCGAATATCTTGGATATGAGGTGAAAAAACTGAAGCGAATCCGTATCATGAATATCAAACTTGATCTCCCTATCGGTAAATGGAGAGACCTGACCGATGATGAAATGAATATGCTGAAGACTTTGCTTACTGATTCAAGCAAAACAATAGATTAAACAATCATTTTTTAACATGTCCACTTTGATTCTTCTCTGTAATAATTGCAGATAGGAGTAGATGTACTGATTTAATTATTTTTCACACTTTAGTGTAATATTTTTTTATTTTTCACAGGAAATGTATTATATTTAGAATAACAATACTTATAACCTGGAAATCATGAAAATTAAATTAAATTCAGTTGTTTTATTGGTTTTTTTAGCAGTATCAGCCGGTTGTCTAAATGATCATCACAATCAGGATCATCCACATGATTCTTCTTTTTACATAGATTACAGAAGTTTAAAAGGATTACCGGACGGAATTGCCGTTATAGAACTCGATCCTGAAGCCCCCAACTTTGGAAATATCAGCAGTAAGCTTGAATTGGGTATTGGTGTATTGCCACACCATATTTACTACAATCAGAATGCAAAAAAAATGTTCACCACAGCTTTGGGAGGCAGCTATCTTTATGAAATAACCACAGGGAAAGATTCAAATGGACAACCCAAATTAGTCAGTGCAGCTCCTATTGATACCGGTGAAAATACCGTAGGAGAAAATTTATTTTTCACCAATGACGGAAGATATTTTATGACCTTTATGGGTGGGGCAGGAGGCCCGAAAGATGGAAGTATTGGCGTTTTTAATGCTAATAATAAGCTCATCAAAACTATTAAGGCCCCCATTCAGACAAATCCCAATCAGTTTATAATGTATCCACACGGTATTTCAGTGAATGAAGAAAAAGGATTAATGATGGTGACTTCCACTATTCACCCGGATCTGACGACCGGAATGGGAAATACCTGTACTTTATTGGATTTGAATACTTATGAAATAAAGGAAACTT of the Chryseobacterium aureum genome contains:
- a CDS encoding cell division protein FtsX, coding for MAKSVDEFNKKRLRSSNITVVISIALVLFLLGLMGLILINAQKYSDYIKEQLVVNAYFDENYDAKDSVKIAKLEKETFKKVQILAPVKKATYISRDMAAKEAKKSMGIDSDALFEENIFPSSIEVALKPEFVDPAKIDEAIKEIKSVPGIVDVKNDSTLMVDVYYNLNRILKWILGFSILFLVLAVVLINNSIRLKIFSKRFIIKTMQLVGAKRRFILKPFIVEAVILGAIGSVIGLLALGGVWYYFTSQIGSAFVQDNNQYFWLVLLVLGVGIFISVLSTVFATWRFLKSNVDDLYYS
- a CDS encoding DUF3098 domain-containing protein, which encodes MSKKINKISASDFGNEAEVPQENAFYFGQQNFKWMLIGLAFIVVGFLLMMGPDANTVDGKFDPNSWNDGIFSIRRIRIAPLFVVIGFVIEVYAILKRK
- a CDS encoding undecaprenyl-diphosphate phosphatase, which translates into the protein MDLIKAIIIAIVEGLTEYLPISSTAHMGFTANLMGLEETEFLKMFQVSIQFGAILSVVVAYWKKFFDFNNIKFYFKLAFAVVPALVLGYLFDDKIEAVLGNQIAISSVLVLGGVVLLFADKWFKNPKIDDEKGITIKNAVTIGFWQCLAMMPGTSRSAASIIGGMAQGLTRKAAAEFSFFLAVPTMLAVTVYSVFVKTWGKETPNPQKGYEMIMASQDHIMIFVIGNVVAFIVALIAIKAFIGVLNKYGFKPWGWYRIFVGVALLIYFYFFK
- the truB gene encoding tRNA pseudouridine(55) synthase TruB, yielding MTAEELKSGYIFLLDKPLDWTSFQAVNKMKYKLKREFNLPKKFKIGHAGTLDPRATGLLIVCCGKFTKKIPEIQDAPKEYWTEIKIGIQTESYDTEKPEILPQDISDITEEQVKEVLEKFVGEIEQKPPVYSAIKIDGERAYNLARAGEEVEMKARKTTIHYIKDVKIDFPLVSFTVGCSKGTYIRSLAHDIGQELGVGAYLTQLRRTKIGDYAIENATDQFLNNEYRFESL
- the rluF gene encoding 23S rRNA pseudouridine(2604) synthase RluF, which codes for MEKTRINKYLSEAGYCSRRAADKLLEEGRIKINGKIPELGTKVSDEDLVEVDGKPIREPQEKPVYIAFNKPVGIVCTTDTKREKNNIVDYINHPKRIFPIGRLDKPSEGLILLTSDGDIVNKILRARNNHEKEYLVRVDKPITPRFLEKMRNGVPILDTVTKKCEVEKIDDMNFRIILTQGLNRQIRRMCEYLGYEVKKLKRIRIMNIKLDLPIGKWRDLTDDEMNMLKTLLTDSSKTID
- a CDS encoding YncE family protein, whose translation is MKIKLNSVVLLVFLAVSAGCLNDHHNQDHPHDSSFYIDYRSLKGLPDGIAVIELDPEAPNFGNISSKLELGIGVLPHHIYYNQNAKKMFTTALGGSYLYEITTGKDSNGQPKLVSAAPIDTGENTVGENLFFTNDGRYFMTFMGGAGGPKDGSIGVFNANNKLIKTIKAPIQTNPNQFIMYPHGISVNEEKGLMMVTSTIHPDLTTGMGNTCTLLDLNTYEIKETYQVADSPADMSAPVEVLLLRGKFPQYALATTMLGGDIWMAPYNAATKKYDAFTKVFDGSMYGLGWTLEMYIDDSNKLYVSFADPGKVLVFDINNLPQLKLVKTFDADKGAHHMAFFKTKSGKEVVAVQNNLLDIPNLNSGTITIIDINTGKKLGTVDLRNKYGILPESIEGTNGPSNYMHH